CGCTGCGAATACCCCTTCTGTTGGTTGCCAATCTATGCCATAAATACATTCGATGAAATTAAAGTGCAGAAATTTCCTGCAAAACATTATGATTTTGCGCCCAAAAGACCGCCGCTTTTGATATGGGTTTTTAGGTAAGATCTGGAACGCCACTGACTGAAACCAGTCACCCGCGGGGATTTGACCAGTATTGCCGCGTCCTGGGTGGCGACCAGTATACTCTTATCTGTGTATGTCAAAACCTGTCCGGGCGCCGCTCCGTTTGCGCCGGCTGCGGCCTCGCAGGCGATGAAATCGATGCGCTGATCACGATGAAACGTGTGCGGCATGATCCACGGATAAAGCGCGCGGACCTTGCACGCGATTTGTGTGGACGCCATATTCCAGTCGATCAAGCCGTCGGTTTGGTTTAAACCCGGCATGAGGGAGTCTTGCTGCGTTTCTTGCGGCCTGGGCGATAGCCGGACTTCAGCAATACCATCCAGAACTTCAATTAGAGAATCCAAAACCATGAGGCCGCATTTTTTAAAAAGCGTGACGCCGTTGTCTTGCGGCGCAATGGTGATCGGCTTTTGCAGGAGTATGTCCCCGGCATCATACTCCTCATTCATCAAATGAAATGTCACACCGGTTTCCGTCTCACCGGCTAGTAATGCTGCGGTAAGCGGAAAGCGTCCGCGATGTTTCGGCAATAGTGAGGGATGGCAATTGATACAACCGAATCGCGGCAAATTGAGCAACTCTGCGCCAAACTTTTTCGGCCAGGTCATGGTTAAAAGAACATCTGGGTTTAGTTCTCTGACAACTTCCAACGTCCGGTTGTCGTTGATATCTGTACACGCACACACCCGCACTTTGTTCAGA
The genomic region above belongs to Cytophagia bacterium CHB2 and contains:
- a CDS encoding methionyl-tRNA formyltransferase — encoded protein: MKLRVLLVSNWPGLRIRALWRLAHSRHEIAGVFIHQKSSNAPMPGLLMKTASRLPKAHAVAKRIFGARQAERVALGRAAHLNKVRVCACTDINDNRTLEVVRELNPDVLLTMTWPKKFGAELLNLPRFGCINCHPSLLPKHRGRFPLTAALLAGETETGVTFHLMNEEYDAGDILLQKPITIAPQDNGVTLFKKCGLMVLDSLIEVLDGIAEVRLSPRPQETQQDSLMPGLNQTDGLIDWNMASTQIACKVRALYPWIMPHTFHRDQRIDFIACEAAAGANGAAPGQVLTYTDKSILVATQDAAILVKSPRVTGFSQWRSRSYLKTHIKSGGLLGAKS